TATCGGGAATATCCTTCTCATCGGGGCTGCTGTCGCTGTTTGCCCCCTGCGAAGGTTTGTAGATGTATGCCTTTGCGATCCGGATTCCCTCCGATACGCCGACTCCTTGAATTTGCAGCTTCTTCATCAGGCTTCACCAAACTTGCTTTCGACTAGCTGAACCAGAGCTTCGACTGCCTCTTGTTCTCCATCTCCGTTAGCTTCGATGGTCACGACAGCCCCTTGTTCAATGCCGAGCGTCATCAGCTCCAGCATGCTTTTGCAATCCGCGGAGCGTCCTTCGCTAGTTCTCAGATGAACCTCTCCTCCAAACTGTCCCGCTTTTTCCGAGAAAAGCTGAGCCGGACGGACATGAAAGCCCTGCTCATTCTGTATGGTTACGGTTTGTGTGAACATGTCTTTCCTCCTCATCCTGTAACGGCCTGCCGAGACAATTTTCTTGCAGAAATCGCAGTTACGGCTTCACTCTTCCGTATCCCTGACGTTCGCGTGCTTGATCTTTGCCAGGCGGCCTGCTTTATTTATTGTTCAAGATCCTGCTCATGGGCAATTCGTATATATGCTAATAATGACTGCTTCCCGTTTAGGTAGGATGATATTCGTTTTCGGACTTACGTTCATTTCGGAAGCTAAGCTACTTCTCGCTAAGCTCATTCTTATCATGCCAGTAAAGCGATCCGTCCTTTATAAGCCTCAACCAGCGCT
This Paenibacillus sp. JZ16 DNA region includes the following protein-coding sequences:
- a CDS encoding HPr family phosphocarrier protein, whose amino-acid sequence is MFTQTVTIQNEQGFHVRPAQLFSEKAGQFGGEVHLRTSEGRSADCKSMLELMTLGIEQGAVVTIEANGDGEQEAVEALVQLVESKFGEA